The following are encoded together in the Pleurocapsa sp. FMAR1 genome:
- a CDS encoding tetratricopeptide repeat protein translates to MIVLLTRHSNNQPVSLTKQIADSGEGQVWSTNLEGYLAKIYHDPTPARIAKLKVMLANPPAEPMLSHNHVSIAWVSDLLKDSNGKYLGFLMPAIADSKQLSSVYNPRLRKKVAPGFNWYYLHVTALNTAWIIQEIHAKGYVLGDIKLENILVNDRAMTAVIDTDSFQVRDPQSNQVYRCTVGSEGFTPPELLGKDFDTTNQTEICDRFRLGVLIHYLLFGYHPFSGQWTGVGESPEQTELIKQGYWYGGHNSPIRASETTIPLDVVHPELKQLFLKCFNEGHTKPHLRPTALDWHNGLEVAVNQLISCSRVDSHHYSRHYGKCYWCDRAVNLNIDIFPGVANTATIPSQIKQTSPPKVPSKYRKETIAKVHNTQNTKKSLSINDNPHKPKIHKRKLQNIILFIVIAAIPLAINIHQERTSFLQTKAETQAKDYIDRGLAHHNLNEYQEAIDDYTQAIYLNPDDFTSYFKRADIYYYLKEYRQAINDYSQVILLKRSNESVYHNRGKAYYYLEEYQEAIDDYTQAIHINLNYDDAYNNRGLAYVKLGDRRRAISDFRQAARLGNEAAKENLSYY, encoded by the coding sequence ATGATAGTACTTCTCACCCGCCACAGTAATAATCAGCCTGTATCTTTAACCAAGCAGATTGCTGATAGTGGTGAAGGACAAGTTTGGTCAACTAATCTTGAAGGCTATTTAGCAAAAATTTATCACGATCCTACACCAGCCAGAATTGCCAAGCTTAAAGTAATGCTGGCTAACCCACCCGCCGAGCCGATGTTGAGTCACAACCATGTCTCGATCGCTTGGGTATCGGATTTACTTAAAGATAGTAATGGCAAATATCTCGGCTTTTTAATGCCAGCGATCGCAGATAGTAAACAGCTTTCTAGTGTTTATAATCCCCGACTGCGTAAAAAAGTCGCCCCAGGCTTTAACTGGTATTATCTCCACGTCACGGCATTAAATACTGCTTGGATTATTCAAGAGATTCACGCCAAAGGTTATGTCTTGGGAGATATCAAGCTAGAGAACATTCTCGTAAACGATCGCGCCATGACTGCGGTAATTGATACCGATTCTTTTCAGGTGCGAGATCCTCAATCTAATCAAGTGTATCGCTGTACCGTTGGTTCAGAAGGCTTTACCCCACCAGAACTTTTAGGCAAAGACTTTGACACCACCAATCAAACCGAAATATGCGATCGCTTTCGCCTGGGTGTATTAATTCACTATCTACTATTTGGCTATCATCCTTTTTCGGGACAATGGACAGGAGTAGGAGAATCTCCCGAACAAACCGAATTAATCAAACAAGGCTATTGGTATGGTGGTCACAATAGTCCCATTCGCGCCAGCGAAACTACCATTCCTCTTGATGTCGTTCATCCAGAATTAAAGCAGCTATTTCTCAAATGCTTCAACGAAGGACATACAAAACCTCATTTACGCCCTACTGCTTTAGATTGGCATAATGGTTTAGAGGTTGCAGTTAATCAATTGATCTCTTGTAGCCGAGTAGATAGCCATCATTATAGTCGGCACTATGGTAAATGCTACTGGTGCGATCGCGCTGTTAATTTAAATATTGATATTTTTCCTGGTGTTGCTAATACAGCTACAATTCCTTCTCAAATCAAACAAACTTCTCCACCTAAAGTACCATCTAAATATCGTAAAGAGACTATTGCGAAAGTTCATAATACTCAAAATACAAAAAAATCTTTATCAATAAATGACAATCCGCATAAGCCCAAAATACATAAAAGAAAATTACAAAATATTATTTTGTTTATTGTAATAGCAGCTATACCATTGGCAATAAACATTCACCAAGAAAGAACATCTTTTTTACAGACTAAAGCTGAAACTCAAGCCAAAGATTATATCGATAGAGGTCTAGCTCACCACAATTTAAATGAATATCAAGAAGCGATTGATGATTATACTCAAGCTATTTATCTTAATCCTGACGACTTTACATCTTACTTTAAAAGAGCAGATATTTACTATTACTTAAAAGAATATAGACAAGCAATCAATGATTATAGTCAAGTTATTCTTCTTAAGCGTAGTAATGAATCTGTATACCATAATAGAGGCAAAGCTTACTACTATTTAGAAGAATATCAAGAAGCAATTGACGATTATACTCAAGCTATTCATATCAACCTCAATTATGATGACGCTTATAACAACCGAGGATTAGCTTATGTAAAATTAGGAGATAGGCGAAGAGCAATTAGCGATTTTAGACAGGCTGCTAGACTTGGAAATGAGGCAGCTAAAGAAAATCTTAGTTATTATTAA
- a CDS encoding PP2C family serine/threonine-protein phosphatase, which yields MNWKAIARSATGTSHEKQQLPCQDHGDYKIINDAIIGVVADGAGSAKYSDIGAQLAVNTVLKTITEQDIYNITGLYNGDRVNEAEKFKPFWKPLSLLTNNNKDNEVAIAVVQSDSEQKVNRFFSKIVKQVVSALSTQAQSDDYFIDDLACTLLIVIATPDGIAAMQIGDGFITVRYPEQEPQLLFSPDKGEYVNETTFVTSTNALKDMKVVMQPGQPEFICASTDGLERLAIRMSDWTPFTPFFQPLEQYLRETDNLEESDEYLLSFLNSERLNARTDDDKTLFLCLYDSTSHPPQ from the coding sequence ATGAACTGGAAAGCGATCGCTCGTTCGGCAACTGGAACGAGTCATGAAAAACAACAGCTACCTTGTCAGGATCATGGCGATTATAAAATTATTAATGACGCAATTATCGGTGTCGTAGCAGATGGGGCTGGTAGTGCTAAATATAGCGATATTGGCGCACAATTGGCTGTAAATACGGTTCTAAAAACAATTACAGAGCAAGATATTTATAACATTACAGGGTTATATAATGGCGATCGCGTCAACGAAGCAGAGAAATTCAAACCTTTTTGGAAGCCTTTGAGCCTATTAACTAATAATAATAAAGATAATGAGGTTGCTATAGCTGTTGTGCAATCTGACTCTGAACAAAAAGTCAATCGGTTTTTTAGCAAAATTGTCAAGCAAGTAGTATCTGCTTTATCGACCCAAGCGCAAAGCGATGATTACTTTATCGACGATTTAGCCTGTACTTTGCTGATTGTTATTGCAACTCCTGACGGAATAGCTGCAATGCAGATTGGGGATGGTTTTATTACTGTCCGTTATCCTGAACAAGAACCACAGTTACTTTTTTCTCCAGACAAAGGGGAATACGTCAACGAGACTACTTTTGTTACTTCTACTAATGCCTTAAAAGACATGAAGGTAGTGATGCAGCCTGGACAGCCAGAATTTATTTGTGCTTCCACCGATGGACTAGAAAGGCTAGCAATTCGGATGAGCGACTGGACACCCTTTACTCCTTTCTTTCAACCATTAGAACAATACCTGCGGGAAACTGACAACTTGGAAGAGTCAGACGAATACTTGTTGAGTTTCCTTAATTCTGAGAGGCTAAACGCCCGTACCGACGACGATAAGACTTTATTTTTGTGTTTATATGATAGTACTTCTCACCCGCCACAGTAA
- a CDS encoding vWA domain-containing protein, giving the protein MPIGLPEFVENPEPRCPVILLCDTSGSMSGEPINALNTGLAAFQKDVYKDEIASLRVEVALVTFGPVNLTQDFVTIDEFTPPRLTADGVTPIGEAIEYALDLMERRKETYKNNGVQYYRPWVFLITDGAPTDSWQNAAQRIREMEAQRRMLFFAVGVAGADMNKLRQIALPDRPPVLLNGLDFTSMFQWLSTSMKRVSGSKVGGSMVALPAVCWGQITT; this is encoded by the coding sequence ATGCCGATTGGATTACCAGAGTTTGTAGAAAATCCCGAACCACGTTGCCCAGTAATCTTGTTATGCGATACATCTGGCTCGATGTCGGGTGAACCAATAAATGCCTTAAATACAGGTTTAGCAGCTTTTCAAAAAGATGTATATAAAGACGAAATAGCATCTTTACGAGTAGAAGTAGCTTTAGTTACTTTTGGCCCTGTCAATTTGACTCAAGATTTTGTCACTATAGATGAGTTTACACCACCCAGACTAACCGCAGACGGTGTTACTCCTATAGGAGAGGCGATCGAATATGCTTTAGATTTGATGGAACGGCGTAAAGAAACCTATAAAAACAATGGGGTTCAATATTATCGCCCTTGGGTATTCTTAATCACTGATGGCGCACCTACCGATAGTTGGCAAAATGCGGCACAAAGAATCAGAGAGATGGAAGCACAACGCCGAATGTTGTTTTTTGCTGTCGGTGTAGCAGGGGCAGATATGAATAAGTTGCGTCAAATTGCTTTGCCAGATCGTCCTCCCGTACTGCTTAATGGTTTGGATTTTACCTCGATGTTCCAATGGTTATCTACTTCTATGAAACGAGTTTCAGGTAGTAAGGTAGGTGGTTCGATGGTGGCTTTACCTGCGGTTTGTTGGGGTCAAATTACTACATAG
- a CDS encoding BCD family MFS transporter codes for MTIEDISKSNTIRPKRPIGMLTIFRLGLFNLGLGLMAVLTLAVLNRVMISELGIPATITGGILATSLFVAPARVWFGQLSDNKPLLGKHRTNYVLLGTVIFGLAVWIAVQIMWQLGTVVEKSGGWLWNTQTIGWSALLALIMAIYGFGISCSSTPFTALLVDITEEENRSKLIAVVWSMLMVGIVIGGITGSIVFKKIETEGIAAGNIPLEILQPPINSVFSFVPFLVVALALIATWRVEKKYSRFTGNTATNKEDSITIGRAIKVLTTSRQTGIFFAFLSILTIGLFMQEAILEPYGGEVFGMSIGETTKLNSFWGIGILLGYGVTGFFIVPKLGKKLTTKIGCIGVAICFALIIMAGFTQEPKILQLGMVLFGIAAGISTVGGISLMLDLTAAKTAGTFIGAWGLAQAMSRGLATFVGGVVLDLGKSLFATPLLAYSLVFMIQAVFMILAIVILANVNVNEFKETTTKALSTAMEGELDG; via the coding sequence ATGACTATTGAAGATATTTCTAAATCTAATACTATTCGTCCCAAGCGTCCGATAGGAATGCTAACCATCTTTCGTCTGGGTTTGTTTAATCTGGGATTAGGATTGATGGCGGTATTAACCTTAGCCGTCTTAAATCGGGTGATGATTAGTGAGCTTGGTATTCCAGCAACTATCACAGGCGGAATTTTAGCTACGTCTTTATTTGTTGCTCCTGCACGAGTATGGTTTGGACAACTCTCAGATAACAAGCCGTTACTAGGCAAACACCGAACTAATTATGTTCTTTTAGGAACTGTAATTTTTGGTTTGGCAGTATGGATAGCTGTGCAGATAATGTGGCAATTGGGGACTGTGGTAGAAAAGAGTGGCGGTTGGCTTTGGAATACGCAAACTATTGGCTGGAGTGCTTTATTAGCTTTAATTATGGCTATTTATGGTTTTGGGATTAGCTGTAGCTCAACACCTTTTACTGCATTACTTGTAGACATCACCGAAGAAGAAAACCGTTCTAAATTAATCGCGGTGGTTTGGTCAATGTTGATGGTAGGTATAGTCATTGGTGGAATTACAGGCAGCATCGTCTTTAAAAAGATTGAAACAGAAGGAATCGCAGCAGGTAATATTCCTCTAGAAATACTACAGCCACCGATCAATTCTGTCTTTAGTTTCGTTCCCTTTTTGGTTGTGGCGTTAGCTTTGATTGCCACTTGGAGAGTAGAAAAGAAATATTCACGCTTTACTGGCAATACTGCTACCAACAAAGAAGACAGCATCACTATTGGTAGAGCAATTAAAGTTTTAACTACCAGCCGTCAAACGGGCATTTTCTTCGCTTTTTTGTCTATTCTGACAATTGGTTTATTTATGCAGGAAGCAATACTTGAACCCTATGGCGGGGAAGTATTTGGTATGAGTATCGGCGAAACAACTAAATTAAATTCTTTTTGGGGTATAGGAATTTTGCTTGGCTATGGAGTTACAGGGTTTTTTATTGTTCCGAAACTGGGCAAAAAGCTAACTACTAAAATTGGCTGTATTGGAGTTGCTATCTGTTTTGCTTTGATTATTATGGCAGGCTTTACCCAAGAACCTAAAATATTGCAATTGGGGATGGTATTGTTTGGTATTGCTGCGGGAATATCTACCGTAGGTGGTATTAGCTTAATGTTGGATTTAACCGCTGCCAAAACTGCTGGTACTTTTATTGGTGCTTGGGGATTGGCTCAAGCAATGTCTAGAGGTTTGGCTACTTTTGTTGGTGGGGTTGTTTTAGATCTTGGTAAAAGCCTTTTTGCTACGCCTCTTTTAGCTTACAGTTTGGTATTTATGATCCAAGCAGTATTTATGATTTTAGCAATAGTTATTTTGGCAAACGTTAATGTCAACGAATTTAAAGAAACCACAACCAAAGCTTTATCAACCGCTATGGAAGGTGAGTTAGACGGTTGA
- a CDS encoding alr0857 family protein: MLKITYLEEGIYLEYLEESIEAWKANRILVSLRAGINIFVESSTACLVIPIDSRYLVDIAKLEAKQLIEVFPCDEEYLEVIVPGTWVSQSEDSEEGIFVCKLGLGDEYLLYSIWQESQVGSSLSID, translated from the coding sequence ATGTTAAAGATCACTTATTTAGAAGAAGGAATTTACCTCGAATATTTAGAAGAATCTATTGAAGCCTGGAAAGCCAATAGAATACTAGTTAGTTTACGTGCAGGAATAAACATTTTTGTAGAATCTAGTACTGCTTGCCTAGTAATTCCCATAGATAGCCGTTATTTGGTAGACATAGCTAAACTAGAAGCAAAACAGCTAATAGAAGTATTTCCCTGTGATGAAGAATACCTAGAAGTTATTGTGCCTGGCACTTGGGTAAGCCAAAGTGAAGATAGTGAAGAAGGTATCTTTGTCTGCAAACTTGGTCTTGGTGACGAATATCTGCTGTACAGCATATGGCAGGAATCTCAAGTAGGTTCTTCACTTTCTATTGATTAG